Within Flavobacterium pisciphilum, the genomic segment ATATTGATAACATTCAACCTGGTTCAATAGGTAAAAACCCTAAAAATATTTTCTTCTTAACAGCAGATTCATTTGGTATTTTGCCTCCAATCTCGAGACTTACACCAGGACAAGCTGCTTACCACTTTATTTCAGGTTACACAGCTAAAGTTGCTGGAACAGAAGCTGGTATAGACGAACCTCAACCAAATTTCTCAGCTTGTTTTGGAGCGCCATTTATGCCGTTACACCCAACACGTTATGCAGAAATGTTGAGCAAAAAAATGAAAGATGCCAATGTAAAAGTTTGGCTTATAAATACAGGATGGACTGGTGGAGCATACGGAACAGGAACTCGTATGAAATTAAAGTACACACGTGCAATGATTACTGCAGCTTTAAACGGAGAGTTAGATAACGTAGCTTACGAAAATCACGCTGTTTTTGGAATTGCAAAACCACAAACTTGTCCTAATGTACCTAACGAAATTTTGAATCCAAGAAACACTTGGACAGATCCAAAATTATATGATATCAAAGCAGTAGAATTAGCAGAGAAATTCAAAGCTAATTTTGCAAAATTTGAAGAATTTGCTAATGCCGAGATTATGGCAGGAGCACCATTAGCATAATTAAAGGCTTTACTTACTAATTCAGAAAAAAAGAGCTGTTCTTAATCGAACAGCTCTTTTTGTTTTTATAACAATCTATTTTTTTGCCTTATCTATCAACTCTTGAATAGCATCCCAACTATAATAATGAAAGGTCATACCATTACTCATTGCTACAAAAAGCCCATTTGCAAAAGCACCACCTAAATTTACATTAGTCACATCAGCACCATCACACTCAATTGTAGAAGTAGGAATTTCAGCAAGCAAAGGGTAACTATTTAAATCCCCATTGGCACCCTCACGCGGATAAACCATAAACGTATTTGCTTGTTGGTTTGAAACCAATATATAGCCTGTTGTTGCTGTTTTTTTGTAAATAGCAATTCCTTCATTATCAGCTTTAAAATCTCCTTTACCAAAAACCGCAAGTTCCACATCACTATGATTACCTGCAGGATCTGCTACGTATTTCCTGATTCCGAATTGCTCATCACAATAATAGACCACTCCTAATTCATTATCCACAGCAATAGCTTCTATTTCTTTTTTCCCACTGTAAGAACCAAATTTACGAACCACTTTAGCGCCAACTATTCCGTTGCCTATATCCGACAGCTGATATTGCCACAAA encodes:
- a CDS encoding phytase; translation: MKNKFILLIVSAFLVSCGSKLAPVRKDALKPIVVTQPLPHDTDDPSIWIHPTDPSKSIIVGTDKDTDGGLYAFDLNGKIIVKSEPLQRPNNVDIAYGLMVNGEKIDVAVTTERESNKIRIFSLPDLKPIDNGGISVFDGELLRDPMGIALYTRPSDQAIFAIVGRKSGPSGSYLWQYQLSDIGNGIVGAKVVRKFGSYSGKKEIEAIAVDNELGVVYYCDEQFGIRKYVADPAGNHSDVELAVFGKGDFKADNEGIAIYKKTATTGYILVSNQQANTFMVYPREGANGDLNSYPLLAEIPTSTIECDGADVTNVNLGGAFANGLFVAMSNGMTFHYYSWDAIQELIDKAKK